In the Drosophila takahashii strain IR98-3 E-12201 chromosome 3R, DtakHiC1v2, whole genome shotgun sequence genome, one interval contains:
- the LOC108064521 gene encoding very long chain fatty acid elongase AAEL008004: protein MSVTLNETNTIVDRMVNFFVEHEDLRTKNWFLSNAPGPLFMILGAYLYFCLYAGPRYMRDRKPFELKNTLLVYNAVQVLLSWVLFYEGYKGGWGGHYNFKCQPVTYESDPISMRMARAVWLYYIAKITELLDTVFFVLRKKQRQISFLHLYHHSLMPVCAFIGVKYFAGGHGTLLGFINSFIHIIMYAYYLLSAMGPKVQKYLWWKKYITILQIVQFLIIFVHTLQIQFQPNCNFPKSIAALLTFNAGLFTYMFSAFYVANYKKEAAAQAKLAAKKE from the exons ATGTCGGTCACTCTGAACGAGACGAACACTATTGTTGACCGGATGGTCAACTTCTTCGTGGAGCACGAGGATCTGCGCACCAAG AACTGGTTCCTTTCGAACGCCCCCGGACCGCTGTTCATGATCCTTGGGGCCTACCTGTACTTCTGCCTGTACGCCGGACCCCGGTACATGCGCGATCGCAAGCCCTTCGAGCTGAAGAACACACTGCTGGTCTACAACGCCGTCCAGGTGCTTCTCAGCTGGGTGCTCTTCTACGAGGGCTACAAGGGCGGCTGGGGCGGCCACTACAACTTCAAGTGCCAGCCGGTGACCTACGAATCGGATCCGATTTCCATGAGG ATGGCTCGTGCCGTGTGGCTGTACTACATTGCCAAGATCACCGAGCTGCTGGACACCGTGTTCTTTGTGCTGCGCAAGAAACAGCGCCAGATCTCGTTCCTCCACCTGTACCACCACTCCCTGATGCCCGTGTGCGCCTTCATTGGCGTCAAGTACTTCGCCGGTGGCCATGGAACCCTGCTGGGCTTCATCAACTCCTTCATCCACATCATTATGTACGCCTACTACCTGCTCTCCGCGATGGGACCCAAGGTGCAGAAGTATCTGTGGTGGAAGAAGTACATCACCATCCTGCAGATT GTCCAATTCCTGATCATCTTCGTGCACACGCTGCAGATCCAGTTCCAGCCCAACTGCAACTTCCCCAAGTCCATTGCCGCCCTGTTGACCTTCAATGCCGGCCTCTTCACCTACATGTTCAGTGCCTTCTATGTGGCCAACTACAAAAAGGAGGCAGCTGCCCAGGCCAAGCTGGCGGCGAAAAAGGAGTAG
- the LOC108064520 gene encoding uncharacterized protein, whose protein sequence is MASEIETLLLRNLVPIIDLAECIENVADNLRKALSEKGYALLINHGITNEKIKTAWEYFDKFVDLPKEVKLSYKRGKAPDAENHGYVSPGMERFDGRTPELRHAYNICKLQAEFLPEKELPGITSHINTLTDDFNALGRFILKALALSLDAPPSFFLDKHSYMLSDDRFSLTTLRMLYYPPVEDQDNGNAIRCGAHADYCTFTLLVQDSEGGLEVKLRGSDKWERVGHLQGALFMNCGETMAVWTDQLYHALQHREVVPDQLDTRRRGRHSIAYFCHPDNSTLIDPKELKIPVKVSSTQMIYNAYDISMALAKNAYGHNFF, encoded by the exons ATGGCATCGGAAATCGAGACTCTTCTCTTACGAAATCTTGTTCCTATTATAGATTTAGCGGAGTGCATTGAGAATGTGGCCGACAATTTAAGGAAGGCTCTTTCAGAAAAGGGTTATGCTCTGCTAATAAACCATGGAATAACAAACGAGAag ATCAAGACAGCTTGGGagtattttgataaatttgtTGACCTACCAAAAGAGGTAAAGTTGTCTTACAAAAGAGGCAAAGCTCCAGATGCCGAGAATCACGGCTATGTGAGCCCTGGAATGGAGCGATTCGATGGCAGGACACCGGAGCTACGACATGCGTACAATATATGCAAGTTGCAGGCTGAATTTCTGCCCGAAAAGGAGCTGCCTGGAATTACCAGCCACATTAACACATTGACCGATGACTTTAATGCCTTGGGAAGATTTATTCTTAAGGCATTGGCACTTTCCTTGGATGCTCCGCCGTCGTTCTTCCTCGATAAGCATTCCTACATGTTGTCCGACGATCGCTTCAGTCTCACTACCCTGCGAATGCTCTACTATCCACCGGTGGAAGATCAGGATAATGGCAACGCCATCCGGTGTGGAGCCCATGCCGACTATTGCACCTTCACCCTGCTGGTCCAGGATTCGGAGGGTGGCTTGGAGGTAAAACTGCGGGGCAGTGACAAATGGGAGCGAGTGGGTCATCTGCAGGGAGCACTCTTCATGAACTGCGGCGAAACCATGGCTGTGTGGACAGATCAGCTTTATCACGCTTTG CAACATCGAGAGGTTGTTCCTGATCAACTGGATACTCGCCGAAGGGGAAGGCACTCCATTGCCTATTTTTGTCATCCTGATAACTCCACGCTGATTGATCCAAAGGAGTTGAAAATTCCAGTTAAGGTGTCATCAACTCAAAT GATTTATAACGCATACGATATTTCTATGGCTTTGGCAAAAAACGCATATGGACATAATTTTTtctaa
- the LOC108064493 gene encoding uncharacterized protein — translation MIKTKSSDDKLDTLLSRSVVPIIDLAHCGIEEVPVKSVVNRVGHQLKKALSEKGMALLVNHGISDEKLKTAWDHLDDFVDLPPDVRQHYIRADGDKHGYVSRGQQQQRFDGKAPELRHAFNISTLNAQNLPEEPLPGFADHISTLATDFKALASFILQALAVSLDIPHTFFLEKHSHMLSGDHDNMSSLRMLYYPPIVDDEPGQNDVIKGRCQYSYQRCLSNQPDFRPEHNPRDEDDLNEVDGPNGKLFEHKLGNGAVIQCPPHVDYGTFTLLSQDSEGGLEVKLPGSEKWNRVGHLPGSILVNCGEILNIWTQARYPALQHRVIIPEQETIRARGRHSIAFFCHPDNITMISPTDLPNPDAAQDKACLKQRKKSFKAAKERVYNAYQLIQKKFRDTYSNNNHS, via the exons atgataaaaacaaaGAGCAGCGACGACAAACTCGACACGCTCCTCTCGCGCAGCGTTGTTCCGATCATCGATCTCGCCCACTGTG GTATCGAGGAGGTGCCGGTCAAGTCGGTGGTCAACCGCGTGGGCCACCAGCTGAAGAAAGCCCTTTCCGAGAAGGGCATGGCACTGCTGGTCAACCATGGCATATCAGACGAGAAG CTCAAGACTGCCTGGGATCACCTGGACGACTTCGTGGACCTGCCGCCCGACGTCAGGCAGCACTACATCCGTGCGGATGGGGACAAGCACGGCTACGTGAGTcgcggccagcagcagcagcgcttCGATGGCAAGGCGCCGGAGCTGCGCCACGCCTTCAACATCAGCACACTGAACGCCCAGAATCTGCCCGAGGAGCCGCTGCCGGGATTCGCGGACCACATCAGCACCCTGGCCACGGACTTCAAGGCGCTGGCCAGCTTCATCCTGCAGGCGCTGGCCGTCTCGCTGGACATTCCGCACACCTTCTTCCTCGAAAAGCACTCGCACATGCTGTCCGGTGACCACGACAACATGAGCTCCCTGCGCATGCTCTACTATCCGCCCATCGTGGACGACGAGCCCGGCCAGAACGACGTGATCAAGGGGCGCTGCCAGTACAGCTACCAGCGCTGTCTGTCCAACCAGCCGGACTTCCGGCCGGAGCACAATCCCCGCGATGAGGACGACCTCAACGAGGTGGACGGGCCCAATGGCAAGTTGTTCGAGCACAAGCTGGGCAACGGAGCGGTCATCCAGTGTCCGCCCCACGTCGACTACGGCACCTTCACCCTGCTCTCCCAGGACTCCGAGGGCGGGCTGGAGGTGAAGCTGCCCGGCAGCGAAAAGTGGAACCGCGTGGGTCACCTGCCCGGCTCCATTCTCGTTAATTGCGGCGAGATTTTAAACATTTGGACACAGGCGCGATATCCCGCTTTG CAACATCGTGTGATTATACCTGAGCAGGAAACGATTCGGGCTCGTGGCCGCCATTCGATAGCCTTCTTCTGCCATCCGGATAACATAACCATGATATCGCCCACCGATCTGCCCAATCCAGATGCCGCCCAGGATAAGGCGTGTCTCAAGCAGCGCAAGAAGTCCTTCAAGGCGGCGAAAGAAAG AGTCTACAATGCATATCAGTTAATACAGAAGAAGTTTAGAGATACGTATAGCAATAACAATCACTCATAA
- the LOC108064400 gene encoding uncharacterized protein: protein MINSKIREDKLETLVSRSAVPIIDLAHCGKSLVNRVGQQLHKAFTEKGIAFLVNHGIAEDKIKAVWDQFDNFLDLPAEVQDRYRRRDGVNYGYVSPGMERFDGSTPELRHAYNICKLDEQNIPRDPLPEFAEDITTLCGDLKAMSSFILKAMEVALEIPPSFFTDNHSQMLEGDEVNISTLRMLYYPAIVDDEPGQSEGAIRCGAHVDYGTFTLLAQDSEGGLEVQLPGSEKWERVGHLPGAILINGGELLSIWTKKRYHALPHRVVIPEQDHIRTRGRHSIAYFCHPNNSTKISPNDVSGEDDQQSEDKVYTAYELIQKKFNDTYGQRSQ, encoded by the exons ATGATAAACAGCAAGATAAGAGAGGACAAGTTGGAAACGCTTGTTTCGCGAAGTGCTGTGCCGATCATCGATCTCGCCCATTGCG GCAAGTCCCTTGTCAATCGGGTGGGCCAGCAACTTCATAAGGCATTCACCGAAAAGGGAATTGCTTTCCTGGTTAACCATGGGATAGCTGAAGACAAG ATCAAAGCTGTGTGGGACCAATTCGACAACTTCTTGGATTTACCAGCAGAGGTTCAGGACCGCTACAGGCGAAGAGATGGGGTTAATTACGGATATGTCAGTCCGGGGATGGAGCGATTCGATGGAAGCACCCCAGAGCTCCGACACGCCTACAATATTTGCAAGCTGGATGAGCAGAATATTCCAAGGGATCCATTGCCAGAATTCGCAGAAGACATCACGACCTTGTGCGGGGACTTGAAAGCCATGTCTTCGTTTATACTGAAGGCCATGGAGGTGGCCCTGGAGATTCCCCCGTCCTTCTTCACCGACAATCACTCCCAAATGTTGGAGGGGGATGAGGTCAACATCAGCACCCTAAGGATGCTCTACTACCCGGCGATTGTGGACGACGAACCCGGTCAGAGTGAGGGAGCCATTCGATGTGGTGCCCACGTGGACTACGGAACCTTTACCCTTCTTGCCCAGGATTCTGAGGGAGGACTGGAGGTGCAACTACCGGGCAGTGAGAAATGGGAACGAGTGGGCCATCTACCTGGAGCCATACTCATAAATGGCGGGGAACTCCTGTCCATTTGGACGAAGAAGCGTTACCACGCATTG CCTCATCGCGTTGTTATACCTGAACAAGATCATATTCGAACCCGCGGCAGACATTCGATTGCCTATTTTTGCCATCCCAATAACTCGACTAAGATATCCCCGAATGATGTCTCGGGTGAGGACGACCAACAGAGTGAAGACAA AGTATACACCGCCTATGAACTGATACAGAAAAAGTTTAATGACACCTACGGTCAGCGATCTCAATAA